AAGGAAGAAAAGAAAAAAGAAAAAAGGGCGGCGGAAACCGCTCAGCTCGGCAGCTCCTTGATGGTGCCGATTATGGTATCTCCTATCAGGAACTGTATCTTGTCCCCGGCCACACAACCATTTGCACCTGACTGGGCCTTCAGCAGAATCGTGTCTCCGGCGTCGAGCTTGGTGTCGCCGTTGTTGTCGTTCCATTTCGCATTGGCCGGAGTGAGAGCATTCACTTTCTCACTCCATCGGGCGGCACCGGTAGTTGGGTCGATGCACTGCAGCGTCACCGTCGAGGCGGTTTTCTTGCCCGAGGTGATGTCCACCAGCCAGTCGTTCCCGCTCTTCGTCACCCTCAAGCCGATGCTCGTCTCCACCTCGCCCCCCCCGGAGGGGAGGGTCTGGAGGTAGACCACCAGCACTCCCGCGAGCACCACCGTTATCGCGACCATCAGGATGGTCGCAATGACCGGCGATACCGCTTCGTCCTTCCTTCCAAACCTCTTCATGTTTTGTCCTCCTTGCGCGGAACCTCCGCGCTTAATCGCGATTATGAAAATGGTTTATATATAAACATTATTAATAGCACTTCGACAACTGCCGTAGCAGGGCATCATTTATCAACGATTCTTTATATGCTTTTCGGCTAACCCGCGGGCTTCTTCCCCTCGGTGTCGGCCTTGACGACGACGGTCTCGTCGCAGATCAGCCGGGCCATGTTCTCCAGCTCCTCGGGGGTCTGGCCCGAGACCGTCAGGACGAGGCTCCTGACGCCCTTCCCCCTCATGTGGTTGACGAAGATGTGGACGAACTCAGACAAGAGGGAGGGGTCATTGTGCATCGCGAGACTGCTCAGGGAGTCTAGGAATACGAGCCCTTTTGCCCCCCCCAGCCTCCTGAGCCAGACCTCGACCTTGAGCATTATCGACTCCAGCATCGTGGGGCTCTCGAGGAATATCGTCTTTGGATTCTCCGTCGCCGAGCCTACCATCATCGAAATGGCGTCCACAAAATAGAGCTCGTCCGTCTTGACACCCTCGCCCGCGAGCTGCTCCACAACCACGCGGGCCGGGACGGTCGATGTCACATAGATGCACTTCAAAGAGCTCTCGGACGCAAACGAAACCACGGCCTTTATTACCGGAAGATAGTTGTCTAGGTCCGTCACGAGCGAGACCGCGGCCCCGTCCGGCATTGAGGCCAGCTGCTTCCTCAGCTCCTCCTCAGCACCCATTACAAGCGCCGTCTGGAGTAAGGTCTGGAGTATTTAAATGGCTTTCGGAGACGCGCCCAACTAGTGCTTGTAAGCGCTGGGGGAGAGTAGCAGGAGCGCCGGGTAGATCTCCAGCCTCCCCATCCACATTGCGAAGCACATCAGTAGCTTCCCTGCGGCGTGGAGGGGTGCGTAGCTCGCCGTCGGGCCATAGGCGCCGAGTGCTGGGCCGACGTTTCCCAGCGATGAGGCCGAGGTCGAGAGGGCCTCGACCAGTCCCATTCCGGCCAGTCCCAGCCCGAGGGCTATGGCGAAGAAAGCGGTCACGTAGACGAAAAAGTAGGCGACCACGTTCCTCATCACCTCGGTCGGAATCGGTCTCCCGCCGATGCTCAAGGGAATCACAGCGCGCGGGTGAATCGCCTTGTACAGCTCCCTCTTGACCATCTTCAGCAGGACGATGAATCGAATCACCTTCAGCGCCCCGGTCGTCGAGCCGGAGCAGGCGCCGACGAGCATCAGGAAGAGGAGGAGGAGCTGGACGGTTGCGGGCCAAGCGGCGTAGTCCGCCGTGGTGAAGCCTGTGGTTGTGAGTATAGAGACCACCTGGAACGTGGCGTGGCCCCCGAGCTCCCTGTATGTGGAGTAGTCCCCGCTCTGAATGGCGAGCATCACAGCGGTGACGGCGCTGGCCGAGGCGATGAGAATCAGGTAGCCCAGAAGCTCGGGGTTCCGGAGAGCGCTTCGTGCCTTCCCGCTCAGGAATTGATAGTGCAGGACGAAGTTGGTCCCGCCTATCACCATAAATAGCGTGACGACCGCTCCTATCAGTGGGCTTGAGTTGAACGCGGCGAGACCGGCTGACCTCGTGGAGAAGCCGCCCGTGGAGAGTGTGGAGAAGCTGTGGCACACGGCCTCGAACGGGTCCATTCCGGCGAGCCAGAGGAGGAGCGTCTCGAGGGCGACGAAGCCGAGATAGATGGTCCAGAGCGTGCCCGCGATCTGGCGCATGGTGGGCCGAATTCTGAAGCTCGTGAGGGCGAAGGCCTCGGCCCTGAATAGCTGGGTCGAGCCGCCGACGAGGCGAGAGAGGACAACCATGGAGAGCACGATGATTCCCATCCCGCCGATCAGCTGGGTCTCGGCCCTCCAGAGTAGGACGCTACGTGGAAGCGCCTCGGGCCGGGGCACCACCGTCGCGCCCGTCGTCGTAAAGCCCGATGCAGATTCGAAGAAGGCGTCCACTGGGTCTGGGAGTGCGCCGCTCGCCAAGTAGGGCAGGCTGCCGATCCCGGACACAACGAGCCATGCGAGTGCGACTGTCACGAAGGCCTCCCTGTCCCTGAGCTCGTCCCCCCTCCTGCCCACGAGCGCAAGCGCCGCGCCGAGGGCGGCCGAGAACGCAGCCGGGGCGCCGAACTCGAGCGCCAGCTCCCCAACCGGCTCGCCGGAGCGGAAGCCTAGGAGGGCTGGGGGAATCAGGGAGAGGCTGAATAGCACTAGTAGCAGCCCCAGCGCTTTCGCCACCGCCAGAATACGCATGCTCCGCCCTCAGAGAACCGCCTGGGCCAGCTTCGGAACCACGCTGGTCCTGACAAACACAATCAGTCGGTCACCGGGGAGGATGCGCTCGTCGCCCCGCGGTATGATCGTCTGGCTGTTCCGGACTATCGCGGCCACGATGGCGTTTTTTGGTAGGCCCGCCCTTCGAATGGTTTTGCCGGCAGCCTTGGAGGTCTCACCGACCTCGAGCTCGAGCACGCGCGCGTTGCCGTGGTGGAGGACGTATAGCGACGCAAGCCCTTTCTTGAAGTGGACGTGCTGCAGGATGGCGTTCATCGTCGCGATCGTGGGGGAGACGGCGATGTCCACGCCGGCCTCGTGGAGGGTGGTCTTGAGCTCCGGGTTGTAAACCACCGCCACAGTAACCTTGACGCCGTGCTGCTTGGCGATAACGCAGCTCAGGGTGTTCAGGTCCTCGCGCGCGGTGGCTCCGATGAAGGCGTCGGCCTCCCCCAGCTCCTCCTCTTTAATCACATCACTGTCAGTCGGGTCGCCCTGGATGCAGAGGGTGCTGGAGAGCCCCTCGGAAGCGAGCCTGCAGGCCTGCTCGCTCGGGTCCACCAGCACAACGTCCATCAGCTTCTCGAGGCCCTGCGCGATGTGGCGCCCGATGCGGGTCGCACCCGCGACAACCACCTTCTCAGCCCTCTCCTTTCTCGTCACTGCTTGGGGGTAGCCGAAAAGCTCCGCCACCACGGGCACGTCGTCCCTTCGACCAACTATCGTTATCACCTCGTCCCTCGGGTGGATGACCTCGGAGCCGTCCGGGATGATGGTCTCGCGACCCCGGAATATCGCAACGATATTGGTCTGGGGGGGAAGGGAGAGGTCCCGAATCGCCACACCGACCGCGGGAGCGTCGGCCCTTATGCGCGACTCGAGCATCTGGACCTGCCCCTGTGCCAGAGAGTCTGTGTCTAGCAGGGTTGGGGTCAGGAAGATTCTAGAGACTCGCGACGATGTGGCGAGGTCGGGGCTGACGGCGACGTTGACGCCCAGCGAGCGCTCCAGTGCGGAGGAAATCGGCTCGTCTATATAGTCGGGACTATTGACGCGCGCTATAGTGCGCGCGCCGTGGGCGTGGGCAAGAGCAGATGAAACGAGGTTTACCTCGTCACTGTTTGTGACAGCGATGTACACGTCAGCCTTTCTGATGCCCGCCTCCTCGAGCTTGGCGGGGCTGGCGGCGTTGCCCCTGACGATGAGCGCGTCTATCGACGCTATTCTGTCGGCGGCGGTCTCGTCCCTCTCGATTATCGCCAGCTCGTGGCCCTGCTGCTCTAGCGACCTCGCGATGTACTGGCCGACCTGTCCCGCACCGCCTATGATAACGTACACACCATCGGAATGCCCCATGGACAGATTTAAATGTTTTGACAGCAAATATTCTACAGCAAATATTCTATATCAATATATACATAGATGATAAAGTGAGGAAGTAAAGTATGGGCGCGGAGAAAGGGCCCCGGGCGCGGGGGAGCGGAGTGCTGGAGACGCCGGGGGGAATATACCTCAAGTGCCCGGAGTGCGGTAGGGATGTCCTGCATGAGGTGCTGAAGGGGAGGGCTCGCCGCCGCGGCGGCGGGATCAGGCTGGATGCGCTCGTGAAGTGCGGGCGCTGCGGCTGCGTCAGGAGGGCGGAGGTCAGGGAGGAGGCCGAGAGGATGGTTCCGGCGGTGCTCAGCGACGCCGGCGCCTCGGAGCGCAGGAAGGTCCCGCTCGACCCCTCTGCCTCCGTCTCGGTGGGCGACGAGCTTGTCGTCGACGGTCTGAGGTGCCTAGTAACCTCGATCGAGGCCGGGGGAGCGAGGAGGAGCTCGGCCAAGGTCCCGGAGATCTGCACCCTCTGGCTGAAGAGGTTCGACAGGGTCAGGGTGAGGGTCTCGGTGAACGCGGGCCGGAGGACTCTACCGCGCGAGTTCTGGGCACCTCCCGAAAAGGAGGTTGCGATTGGCGATGTCGTTGAGGCCGGGGGCGCGAGGGTGCTGGTCCACTCGATGAGCGTGGGCGGGAGGAAGCTCAGGAAGGGCTCTGCTAAAGCCCGCGATATCGTGAGAATCTACGGCCGGGAGGTCGAGTAGTGCTCCCGGGGCGGGAAGCTCGCGCCGCCCGGAGTTGGAGGACCCGCCGGTGCTGTGCCGGAATGGGTCGGAGTACCTTCGAGCCCGGGGAGCCGGCTCGGGAGCGGGGAAATCTCGCTTCGCTCGATATCCACTCGATCCGTAAAA
This genomic interval from Thermoplasmata archaeon contains the following:
- a CDS encoding archaellin/type IV pilin N-terminal domain-containing protein, whose protein sequence is MKRFGRKDEAVSPVIATILMVAITVVLAGVLVVYLQTLPSGGGEVETSIGLRVTKSGNDWLVDITSGKKTASTVTLQCIDPTTGAARWSEKVNALTPANAKWNDNNGDTKLDAGDTILLKAQSGANGCVAGDKIQFLIGDTIIGTIKELPS
- a CDS encoding TrkH family potassium uptake protein; the protein is MRILAVAKALGLLLVLFSLSLIPPALLGFRSGEPVGELALEFGAPAAFSAALGAALALVGRRGDELRDREAFVTVALAWLVVSGIGSLPYLASGALPDPVDAFFESASGFTTTGATVVPRPEALPRSVLLWRAETQLIGGMGIIVLSMVVLSRLVGGSTQLFRAEAFALTSFRIRPTMRQIAGTLWTIYLGFVALETLLLWLAGMDPFEAVCHSFSTLSTGGFSTRSAGLAAFNSSPLIGAVVTLFMVIGGTNFVLHYQFLSGKARSALRNPELLGYLILIASASAVTAVMLAIQSGDYSTYRELGGHATFQVVSILTTTGFTTADYAAWPATVQLLLLFLMLVGACSGSTTGALKVIRFIVLLKMVKRELYKAIHPRAVIPLSIGGRPIPTEVMRNVVAYFFVYVTAFFAIALGLGLAGMGLVEALSTSASSLGNVGPALGAYGPTASYAPLHAAGKLLMCFAMWMGRLEIYPALLLLSPSAYKH
- the trkA gene encoding Trk system potassium transporter TrkA produces the protein MYVIIGGAGQVGQYIARSLEQQGHELAIIERDETAADRIASIDALIVRGNAASPAKLEEAGIRKADVYIAVTNSDEVNLVSSALAHAHGARTIARVNSPDYIDEPISSALERSLGVNVAVSPDLATSSRVSRIFLTPTLLDTDSLAQGQVQMLESRIRADAPAVGVAIRDLSLPPQTNIVAIFRGRETIIPDGSEVIHPRDEVITIVGRRDDVPVVAELFGYPQAVTRKERAEKVVVAGATRIGRHIAQGLEKLMDVVLVDPSEQACRLASEGLSSTLCIQGDPTDSDVIKEEELGEADAFIGATAREDLNTLSCVIAKQHGVKVTVAVVYNPELKTTLHEAGVDIAVSPTIATMNAILQHVHFKKGLASLYVLHHGNARVLELEVGETSKAAGKTIRRAGLPKNAIVAAIVRNSQTIIPRGDERILPGDRLIVFVRTSVVPKLAQAVL
- a CDS encoding HVO_0476 family zinc finger protein; amino-acid sequence: MGAEKGPRARGSGVLETPGGIYLKCPECGRDVLHEVLKGRARRRGGGIRLDALVKCGRCGCVRRAEVREEAERMVPAVLSDAGASERRKVPLDPSASVSVGDELVVDGLRCLVTSIEAGGARRSSAKVPEICTLWLKRFDRVRVRVSVNAGRRTLPREFWAPPEKEVAIGDVVEAGGARVLVHSMSVGGRKLRKGSAKARDIVRIYGREVE